A region of Staphylococcus sp. IVB6181 DNA encodes the following proteins:
- a CDS encoding HIT family protein — MSETIFSKIIDGEIPSYKVYEDDYVYAFLDISQVTKGHTLLVPKKASPNIFETDPETMQHIGAAMPKIANAIKKAFNPDGLNIIQNNGEFADQSVFHLHFHFLPRYENDVDGFGYKWITHEDTIDDAAKAEIAKEIQAQFE; from the coding sequence ATGTCAGAAACTATTTTCAGCAAAATCATTGATGGTGAAATTCCAAGCTACAAAGTTTATGAAGACGACTATGTCTATGCATTTTTAGATATCTCTCAAGTAACGAAAGGCCATACGTTATTGGTACCTAAAAAAGCTTCTCCGAATATCTTTGAAACAGATCCAGAAACAATGCAGCATATTGGTGCTGCGATGCCTAAGATTGCAAATGCGATTAAGAAAGCATTCAATCCAGACGGCTTAAACATCATTCAAAACAATGGTGAATTTGCAGACCAATCAGTATTCCATTTACATTTCCACTTCTTGCCTAGATATGAAAACGATGTGGACGGTTTCGGTTATAAATGGATTACACATGAAGATACGATTGACGATGCAGCAAAAGCTGAAATCGCAAAAGAGATTCAAGCACAATTTGAATGA
- the ecsB gene encoding ABC transporter permease EcsB, producing the protein MTDHRAVALFNQRRQAISKEKAHYNKFIFNGHFSVFLLILFGAFLLGYGNWLKHIPTGIPYALLASLAVAVISIFPLRTLLKEADRLFLLPFERHMSSYLKYSMLYSYLGRVALQIVVLIVLFPLFNKLDSSNFIYFVLFAISALIYPYLGLLAKLEWIQANRSVWVMQLMQWVYFALTYFIILGAHQWLGIILIFIFAGWIVLLKKGNQQRLLPWERLIAIEQQHHMNYYKFVNMFTDVKHLRSMAVRRRYLDFLLVRPSANKYNAKHMYLFLFKRSFLRGKDALNIILRLVILTLILMIWLSNQWISLIVGGLFMYIIILQTAQFYTQQAYGLWPQVWPVPEERVIQGYAQFLYHIMFAVAIILTIAYVILFPAQFYFALLFFIVGFLTIINIVKKLKYQEALLRD; encoded by the coding sequence ATGACAGATCACCGAGCAGTAGCATTATTTAATCAAAGAAGACAAGCAATCAGCAAAGAAAAAGCGCATTACAATAAGTTTATTTTTAATGGGCACTTTTCCGTATTCTTATTGATATTGTTCGGCGCATTTCTTTTAGGCTATGGGAATTGGCTGAAACATATTCCGACTGGTATTCCTTATGCATTGCTTGCAAGTTTAGCGGTAGCTGTTATTTCCATATTTCCGCTGAGAACATTATTAAAAGAAGCAGACAGATTATTCTTGCTGCCGTTTGAACGCCATATGTCCAGTTATTTAAAGTACAGTATGCTTTATAGTTATTTGGGCAGAGTGGCTTTGCAGATAGTAGTATTGATAGTGCTGTTCCCGTTATTTAATAAACTAGACAGCAGTAATTTCATTTACTTTGTTTTATTTGCTATCAGTGCATTAATATATCCGTATTTAGGGCTGCTTGCTAAATTGGAATGGATACAAGCCAATCGTTCTGTTTGGGTGATGCAGTTGATGCAATGGGTCTATTTTGCTCTGACTTACTTCATTATTCTTGGTGCACATCAATGGCTCGGTATCATTTTGATTTTCATCTTTGCGGGTTGGATTGTGTTATTAAAGAAAGGGAATCAACAACGGTTATTGCCTTGGGAACGCTTAATTGCGATAGAACAGCAGCACCATATGAATTACTATAAATTCGTCAATATGTTTACAGATGTGAAACATTTGCGCTCGATGGCAGTACGCAGACGTTATCTTGATTTCTTGCTTGTACGTCCGAGTGCTAATAAATATAATGCAAAACATATGTATCTCTTCTTATTCAAACGCAGTTTCTTAAGAGGGAAAGATGCATTGAATATTATTTTGCGTTTGGTGATTTTGACATTAATTTTAATGATATGGTTATCTAACCAATGGATTTCGCTGATTGTAGGCGGATTGTTCATGTACATCATTATTTTGCAGACGGCACAATTTTATACGCAGCAAGCATATGGGCTTTGGCCGCAAGTTTGGCCGGTTCCTGAAGAACGAGTGATTCAAGGATATGCTCAATTCCTTTATCATATTATGTTTGCAGTAGCGATTATTTTAACTATCGCATATGTCATTTTATTCCCGGCACAATTTTATTTCGCATTATTGTTCTTTATTGTCGGATTCTTAACTATCATAAATATTGTGAAGAAATTAAAATATCAAGAAGCATTGCTGAGAGATTAA
- the ecsA gene encoding ABC transporter ATP-binding protein EcsA: MTVKVEHLTGGYGKKPVIKDINFELNDGEIVGLIGLNGAGKSTTIKHMLGLLTPASGELSISGTNIKEDIEQYRHKLSYIPEAPVIYEELTLQEHIDMTAMAYGIDKAEAMKRAQPLLKTFRLEKELQVFPSHFSKGMKQKVMIICAFIVNPELYIIDEPFLGLDPLGIQSMLDLMVEKKNEGRTVLMSTHILATAERYCDRFIILDEGKIVAFGNLDELRAQTGLHDKTLDEIYIHVTQGGQTV, encoded by the coding sequence ATGACTGTAAAAGTAGAACATCTTACAGGCGGCTATGGTAAGAAGCCTGTAATTAAAGATATTAATTTTGAATTGAATGATGGAGAAATCGTAGGTTTAATCGGATTAAACGGGGCAGGGAAGAGTACGACAATTAAACATATGCTCGGCTTGCTGACGCCTGCGTCTGGCGAACTTTCGATTTCCGGTACTAATATAAAAGAAGATATAGAACAGTACAGACATAAATTGTCTTATATTCCTGAAGCGCCCGTAATTTACGAGGAGCTGACACTGCAAGAACATATCGATATGACTGCAATGGCATACGGTATTGATAAAGCAGAAGCGATGAAACGTGCGCAGCCTTTATTAAAGACGTTTCGCTTAGAGAAGGAATTACAAGTATTCCCAAGTCACTTCTCTAAAGGGATGAAACAAAAAGTAATGATTATCTGTGCCTTCATCGTTAATCCTGAGCTTTATATTATTGATGAACCATTTCTTGGATTAGATCCGCTCGGTATTCAATCGATGCTCGATTTGATGGTAGAAAAGAAAAATGAAGGGCGTACTGTATTGATGAGTACGCATATCCTAGCTACAGCAGAACGTTACTGCGACCGATTCATTATTTTAGATGAAGGGAAAATTGTTGCGTTCGGCAACTTAGATGAACTAAGAGCACAAACAGGTTTGCATGATAAAACGTTAGATGAAATTTATATTCATGTAACGCAAGGTGGTCAGACAGTATGA
- a CDS encoding signal transduction protein TRAP, translating to MKFYASYGTFGYLNQIRLNNPDHHLYLFSANDTSLIFEETDMPSALKEPLTYEVLSRVKELEEECFYAVVFVPTAENHAYQLEKRLTSLSLDFEKFPGFKCYRLLKPDKGTTYKIYFGFNERRNFEDFKASSVYQENFSKAALSQFFGSSGQHSSYFERYLYPVDKD from the coding sequence ATGAAATTCTATGCATCCTATGGTACATTCGGATACCTCAACCAAATCAGATTGAACAACCCAGACCATCACTTATATTTATTTTCAGCAAATGATACATCATTAATATTTGAAGAAACTGATATGCCGAGTGCATTAAAAGAGCCTTTAACTTATGAGGTATTATCAAGAGTTAAAGAGCTTGAAGAAGAATGTTTCTATGCAGTTGTCTTTGTACCGACTGCTGAAAATCATGCTTATCAGTTAGAAAAACGTTTAACATCATTATCTTTAGACTTTGAAAAGTTCCCTGGATTCAAATGTTATCGTTTATTGAAACCAGACAAAGGCACAACTTATAAAATTTACTTCGGCTTTAATGAACGCCGTAATTTTGAAGATTTCAAAGCTTCTTCAGTTTATCAAGAAAACTTTTCAAAAGCTGCACTATCTCAATTCTTCGGATCTAGCGGACAACATTCAAGTTACTTTGAACGTTACCTCTACCCCGTGGATAAAGACTAA